The following DNA comes from Colius striatus isolate bColStr4 chromosome 21, bColStr4.1.hap1, whole genome shotgun sequence.
TcccaatgaatcaaatattgctcctatccaattatgttgagcttcttcttcaatttctttggcttcggtttcaaccttctccaattgtaaaatatctttttctacttcgattgtcatgtttggaatatggatacagcagtgatcaattcttttgctcaggtaaccacagaccccatgttcccacagcagcaacatgtctagggccattctattctgcagtcattctgctagttgcctgtagctgcaaattcatatccttaaaccctttcttggtggctggtgctaatcttttagtttggcccagtagcttatacaacatttccctattacggtaagatgcaacctgtgcaaagactctaaagcccagccaaagtttactccatcacttggttcatgccactcatcttctaccttgatatcatcacctatttcccttttcttccgagctatccttgtttctaatttagattgtctccaaaatgggcatcatgtgggaactcccaaggttatttgagttactggaccatcaaatggtaaatgggtggtccattgcccatgacccataacccaaactaagtttcctggacttctgattgtggtggatttacaattaatgaccctttttccatacatccctgtctcatgtacatctccctttattttgtctttaattgtatgattgtatccccgacattcacacccccatttcagcagaactctaacagggactaaacctatctgactctctggggagtcataaataaaaactttcgtacagttccatatttctttctgatctctggatggtctcacggaagtgtatgtagccatcacaccatcgtgagtctgatctttctcccctgtccattgtatacaccattgtactggacctaggtaactatatgattccaacaaaccaggtccccatactgtgtcccattcatcttccaaagtttgttgttgtgtaacattctggtagatctcttcattcctaatcttttcaacttttatttttgtgctactacaccaatatccaattattggaatagtaccatctactgtacagcgacctttaatattgccacctctcccataaggacctgttctaacccatctataataccccggcaatgatctacactctttttccgttaaatccccctttattaaacacccatttgtccactcttcatactttattgatacttgcctgcagttccaagtaaaattaacagaggtttctggcatgcttgttattggaataattccccagggtataggttcacctgcagcctgagggagtggcaaacatgctgtaatcttagatacattctgaatcattccaaaatctctaatcaacccgaccactaagttttcccgtccttcatctcgatggaagtttattgtcccatttcctagatcccgtattctccttctgctatatttgcctctaattaatgatactaacatCCTAGAGTGGGCCCACCACGCACCCCTGGCCATCCAAcaccaatacatcccttcatcatctgactgtacgtcatttattattaatactatggtgccgcctaacctcttctctatccgatatttccttccaggctgtatactgctatctccaaaccaccacccaaaatctgaaaaactcattctgggattcactttacatgttaaaataactattttcccttcgttggcctgatacaccccttgtgtggccctaattccttgattcaaatgaggtcggccctgcacatttctttttccataattagagtagggtccacatacaactacacatagatattgtccatccaccttacccaacagaggttgagtataattcagccattctatccctctgttccccacattccaccaactgattccttcctcgatcctgtcccacaatccttgaggtcccattttccaccatttaacttgaaccagggcttcacattctctttgtgaagtaaatgCGCAGTTTATCCTCAAGGGTGGGCCATCCCACATATCCAttgaagctatttttggtattacttctactccctcctgaatcggggaccaaggtactactctcaaatctattcacttataatcaaaattttcccgaattaacaccaaacacatgtatactcctgcttctcctgacgttaaattagtcaattgcaaggtaacacttcctttttgggtatccttattccaaacagtaacaatacttgcagtcaatctggtttgtccttgtttccaaatcgcaattatttcctcggctccagctccttggtcatcagcaatgtcacaggttaaattgacatccatcccttccatgaCAGTAACCACAGGTTctttatggctgtgaaagttgtcaagatcacttgatggggaccgtcccatgtctctctcagtgagtctgtgaaccaattcttcacatagacctgatctcccggttgaatatcatgcactggattttccagtgggagcggccgattccattgaagggcaccccgtaaggcgttgagaactcttggttggtattaaagccatctgagtccaaacctgtcgagcagcttctttagcagtgatgtctgctagttcattcccttgatatatctttccttcttctttacgatgtcccctgatgtgcattactgctaccttttctggtttatgtaccgcatccaacagggcgagaacttccaatctggttccattttccacaaagctggatCCATCGGTAAAGAGATCCCAGTCTGAATCTTCTATcggtgtgtcctttaggtctgctcggctcgcatacacctgttcaattgtttctacacaatcatgaaccagctccccttcttcctgtttgctgtgaagaaattctgctgggttgatatggttagttatcttaagttccacatcatcctgttctcttaatatagcttgatattgtaacattctgctggatgataaccagtgaccccccttttgttccaggacagccaagaccatatggggcacaaagacctccattttccttcccaaagtcagttttcgggcttcctgtatgaggatcactgtggcccgtaactgccctcaagcatgacggccaaccagcactaacattgtccagttgttttgaaaaatatcccactgggcgtttccatgaccctattttctgggtcaacactcccagagccagattctgcctttcatttacataaagctgaaaatccttatttaagtccGGCAACCTTAAGGCAGgtgcttctttcagagcttgttttagctcctgaaaggctcttttcctttgtggactcCATTCCAATTGGGGCTCCTTCAAAGCCCCATACAAGGGTTTGGCTAACAATCCGAAATTTAGAATCAACAGTCTACACCAACCAACCATTCctaaaaatgatctcagttcctgctgattccttggaaggggtatggcacatattgcctcaattctgtttgtgcccaatcgtctctgaccttgcattaattcacatcccaaataaagaacactctctttgaggagctgggccttttccttagatactcgatatcctgcttgtcccagcatattcagtaaggcaattgtaagcttcaggcaaacttccttttcctcagttgccaacagaatatcatccacatactgcaaaatcacataagagaatggagattctcttacctgttcagtcttccattcctccaacTCTTTGGCTAATTGATTTCCGAAAATAGTGGGGCTGTTTTTGACACCCTGTGGaagccgtgtccatgtcagttgtttcttccttcccgaatttggatcttcccattcaaatgcaaaatacttcctacttggtaatgccagcgggatgcagaagaaggcacctttcaaatcaattactgtaaacCATTTAGACCTTTCCgacacagatgttaacagagtataagggttagcaaccactgggtgaatgtcctttacaatttcatttatggcccttaaatcttgcactagcctatatttaccattaggcttacttacaggaaaaataggagtgtTAGACTCAGATTCACATTCCTGTAAAATTCCTTGAATCACAAATTGGGTTATCAGTGGAGCCACTCCTTTCCTAGCCTCCAACTTCATTGGATATTGTCTAACCCTAACCGGCTGGGCTCCTTCCTTTAGTTCTACaacaacaggctgggcagcttttgactttcctggggtccctgtttcccatacccagggtacaactgcctgatctatttcttctggaatgggagtaggttctatttcctttattacaaaaattttcccaatttcttcatttggaatctccaattttactctcccattttcaaatattattttcacgtttaacaaagacaataaatcccttccaaacaggggcttgggacaattgggcatataaaaaaattgatgatccaattcctttcccccaaatttcaaatttagaggctgcaaaaatggtctttcttccagctgacccaTAGCCCCTACCACCTGTACGGTGGTATCACTTATTGGTCCCAGTCTTTTGTTGAGAACTGAATAAGTAGCTCCTGTATCAACTGTGAATTCCTGGtctttaccatttatttctaaccttacctttaacccttgctctagtcagctctgattttggtaATTCCCCAAAACCAGGGCTTGGGCGACATCTGCCGGAGGCATAGGATAACTACCCATTGTCCCGGCGCCACcccccattccatttttcacaggacattcatttttccaatgtcctatcTATCgacaaaaagcacactgattagAACCTAGCTTTCCTTGGTTAAGGTTTCCCATTCGaaatccccctcttccctgaccATAACCACCTCTTCCTTGGGCAGGGCCTCCCCTACCACGACCTCGGCCCCTTTGTCCTCCTGATTGTTGAATTACAGCCAGTATACCCGCTTGTTGCCGCTTAGCTGATTCTTTTCCCCCTACTATTATAAACCTTCCACGcaacttctaacattttatccaagttcctggtgtcctcatcttcatcctcttcttcctcctcattatcatcgtcctcactatcctgttccatctgaggtggaacatagggtggagcagagggaccctgtccactatgagcaactaataacgataaatcttcctctggaccagaggaggcagctaaacactTAACACACATAGATCTCTTCTTCCATTCACTACAccctaattcctttgtttccaaaactaaaataccacattccttCAGCCAATCCAGTTTTCGCcccaaataataaaacaaatccaaatacgggatctcatcccatttctcattgtcccgTAAATACTGCATCAAAGACGATATAATACCCGGATCGACAGTACCGTTTAGGGGCCACGCAGGTCCCCCTTCTGACTCATATAAAGGCCACCAATGATTACAATAGTTTATCGTTTTACCCTTATTCAAATCCTGATaaaatccagcactcctccatcttcccagcaaacatcctaatggggtgtttcctgggattttactattagactgaactaacggcttaaaagttttaagcggcatcatttcaagtattcacgaaacaaaataacagcagacaaaataacagcaaacacaaacactgtaacgatacaaacaaaaaccacaaaaccaatacCCAGTACCAAACCAACTTGCCACTTCTCGACGCTGCGAGGGGCAAGTGCCGGACCTGCGCAGCTTTCGCCGCGTCTTACAGCCGGCGCCTGGGCATCCACCAAGACGTCTTAGCCCAACTCAGCGAGGATCGCCGCCTCGTCTTATGAGCAGGcacccataccagaaaataaagcacctatGGGCTTACCTTATAGCAGTCGTCCGCCAGGTGCGGGGGTCGGGCACGAACCGATGACTCCCCGAGAATCTCTCGGCGCCGGCgtggagtaaatcagcacgcgaaccgccccagccaccttcggagtcctgccgcggtcaccagaaaactgctgcccgttcccgaaggaaaacacaaaacaaccgaggtcgtttcatgcggtgctttattgagggccctggggacctgaggactagtgtccaaagtcagagcccccactaacagaaaatttcacagagtttatatactttccacaaatgattacttcatcaggtccccgtgatgtttaccagttttcttagactttaggattatgttgtgctctttcatgtagttacttgagacaacgcttatctgaatccacaaccagaaatttccatagataacaaacaggtaaacattcgagataacgatttctttgagaaaaacaagattcaggttcagcattcttcactaatctctttgctttgtttaagcaagaatgcacaagctcagcatgccccactagttccctagactgctaggttacatcaacatcccacactgctcactaggcctcgatacagaccttagcctaactgcttctaactttccatatacagtaatgctaacaaggggactggagcatctttcatatgaggagaggctgcgggacctggggctgtttagtctggagaagaggagactgaggagagatcgtATGAATATTGACAACtgtctcaatggtgggtgtcaggacgcTGGGGCACCACTTTTTcccatggtatctagcaacaggacaaggggtgatgggatcaagctggaacacaaaaagttccatttcaacataggaaaaaactcttccagtgtttcagtgagggagccctggctcaggctgcccagggacggtgtggatgCCCCGTGCTGGGAGGGcatcaagacccgcctggacacgttcctgtgtgacctgatctaggtgggagctgcttctgcacttgggtggttaacagcagagcttcaactgaccgtcctggtcctgcccaaacaaaacccctgcacgctgtgggaggagaagaggtccctggagtgcacccagggcagtggctggggaaggcaggatgggctgcagctcccatgggaaagggcaaacccactGGTGGGATGGTCTGtgcccaggagcctggctgtgcttggtgggtgatgagaaaggatggggagactcgATGTGTGCCTCGAGGAGACTGAACCTTGTGGAAAAGTAACGTGTGATGTGAGCTGTGTGTTGTAGGAAGCACCGCGGCAGGAACAGGCTGAGCTGATGAAGAACgaggtgtggaggctcgttggcgctccgcagcctccatttcccatcacccccagcgcctcGCTGCCGGCCAAAgctgcgggcgggagccgcggtgcctgccgggagttgtagttgtgcggcggcgcctggcaggaggcgccgtgcggcggaggggggggcctcgggttcccagcgtgccccgcgcggagcccgcgcTCGTGCCCTGCTCGCGTGccggctcctcctcctcctccctcgggCTCCTCTTTGTCCTCGGGGTCTCTGTGAGAGGATTCTCGCCCTGGAAAGAGAAGATTCACAGTGCTCAGCGGCACAGAGCCCAGTGTGCGGCCTGTGGGCAGCGGAGTTCCGCAGGGATGGGCGCTGGGGCCGCTCTGGTTCAACATCTCcgtcagggagctgggggagggcacagagggaccctcagcgagttccctgctggcaccacactgggagcactggctgagtgcccagagcctgagctgcccggcggggagagctgggcacagaggaagctgctgaggggcagcaagggcagagtggtgcagctgggcaggaacaagcccagcaccagcccaggctggggctgagctgctggagagcagctccaggagaggggcctggcagtgctgggggagaacaaaccAGCCCCGAGCAGcagcttgtcctgttgctacgtACCAtaggaaaagggatgtcccgacctcctgacacccagcagtgaggtatttgtaaatgttaatgagctctcccctcagtctcctccagactaaacagccccagttcccgcagcctttcctcgtatggaagatgttccagtcccctgatcatcttggtggccctgcgctggccaCTCTCCACAAGTTCTGTGTCTCTTTTGTGCTGATGACAGGTTGCTCCTAAAATTTCTTGTGATTCCAACACACCAACTTTAATGCAGCTGTAAATGAGCCCAGCTCCACAGGGACTGAGCGATGGACTGAGGCACAACGTGCTGTGCAAACAGGCAGCTTTATTGACTACACTaagtctccttcagcctttgtGTGTGCTGAGAGGAGCGTGGGGAGGACAGAGCAGGTGTGGGACACAGGGGCTGCCCTTGGAGCAGCGGGCAGTGCCCCAGGGGGAAATGGTGGTGGCACAGCGCAGCCTGCGCTGGGTCctggccacgctgctgctcaAGCCCCTCTTCCCATCAGGAACCACAGGAGCCCCCGCAGCAAACTGAGGAACTTCAACGCCTTCCGGCATGCAAAGGCACAGGACGTGGAGCTGCCTGGTTGTGTTGCACCTGGCCTTGGTGTCTGAGAGGGGGCTGAGGTGGACACAGGCTGTGAcagtggaggagctgctgcctcttcttgGTGCCGTCCCATGTGCTCCAGGATCCAGTTATAAAAGTGCCGAGTGCTGGTGTAGATCCCAggctgtttttctcttgcacagcctttcccccagctggtcagtCCAACGACCCAGTAGTAGTCAGCGTGGCTGTCTTGGCAGGCGAGGGGACCACCACTGTCACcctacagcagagcagagaggaggaagggagtgttgggtggctgctgtcagcacagGGATGCTGGATGTGTGGAAGACAGAGGTTCTAGCACTGGGCTCTGGACCTAAGGGCTGCCAATTACACGGGATGGGTGTGTGGGACAAGGCAAGGGGCCCTGGGCAAGGAGATGatgatggggaaggggagggaagccccagcagtggtaggacagggctgtgggtgctgcagggggtGACTCGtagctgctcctacctggcaggtgtCGATACCACCCTGTGGGTAcccggcacacaggttgtagctgtgcacagcccctgtgtaccactggctgctgttacagaGCTTGGTATCGATGAGGTgaaccttggcctcctgcagcacatcGGATATTTCTGGTTCtgtggctgtgagcacagcaaggaattagcccccagcagctctgggccacttGCCCTCCCCTGTCTGGcaaagcccttccctgggcctcgGCTTTGCACCTACCCATAGACACACCAGACACGTCTTTCCCTTCAGTCTGGCTTTGGACAGTGGCTCAGAGCCCCGTCTGCAGCCTGATGTCCCCACAGCCTGACTGTGGCTCTCGCCTTGGCTCTCCTCACGCCCAACCcgtctccccagcgtgccaggcCTCGGGACACAAATGCTTTTACAAGGGGAACTCACATCGTGCAACTGTGGATCCCCAACCAGCCACCTGGCAGTTTTTCAGCTCCGACAGCTTCACGTCATCGGGTTGAGGCAAACAGGCCAGCTGGACGTGCTCATTGCACTGGATGGGCTGGTCCAGTTCCAGCACAGCAATGTCATTCTCAGCTGTGGCCTGCCAGTAGGCCTCGTGACGCAGCAGCCGCTTGATGCGTCGCACTTGGGCCTCGGGGCCCAGCTGAGACAACTTTGTGGTCCCGATCACCACGCGCCACTTGGCGATTTTCCTGGAGGgcagatggagagcagagggctcagagggagcacttgcctgcctcctgctcaccaAGGGCTCCAGGAATGGCCAGCCCCAGGCCGCTGgcgagcagcagcaccagcccagcgTGTGCCGAGCAcggctctgtgctgggctgggcagtgccCCGGCGCTGGCTGCTGCGTGGGAACGGGACGGGAGCGGCAGCAGTGGTGTAGGGatgccccttccctgctcctcctcacctgaacttgtcaaagcagtgggcTGCTGTGAGCACCCACTGTGGGTTGATGAGGgaccctccacagaaatgcttgGTGCGTTTTCCCCAGGGGCGCTGGAGGCTGACGATCCAGGGCCAGGTCCCCGGAGCCGCATTTGTGCCACCCACGACGCGCAACGGCCCAGAGGAAGAAGCCTTGAGCTGGCGCCCGCAGCTCGCCCTGGAAGCAGAAAGTCAcgagtgtcctgctccagggctcgCTGCTGCtcgggctgcagggcagccgtctgccctccaCACCGGGTGCTGCGTGGACAGCGGGGCAGGGAGCCCTTagccctggctcctgccttAGCCCCGTAGCCTGGCTCCCTCACCGTGGGCTTTGGGGAGCTGTGGCTTGGCCACGGGGCTCCAGTGGACGCTGTAAGGGCTGCCCAAGCTCCCTCCTAGAGCCACTTACCCACAGCCTTCCCATGAGCCGCTTGCAGGCCTGCAGTACAGAGCCAGCAGGGTGAGGATGAGCAGGAGCTTCATCATGTCTAGTAGCACGTGGCCAGAAAGTGCTGCTGACCACCAACAGCGGGGCCGATGCTGTGCCTGCAGTGCTCAcgctgcccacagcacctcggccccggggctgatgtcacagagccgctgGTTACGGATGCTGGGCGTGGGGGATTCCGTGTGGGGCACCAAGGGGGAGTCCAGCTAAAGGGGGGGTGTGGCATGATTACTGAAGTGCCCTGGAAATGAAAACTTACATTGAAACTGGTATTAAAGCACACATTAAACATCAGCATTGCTCACCAGTTAAGGAAAGGGATAAAATGAAGAAGGCTCACAgggtggatacagctgctgctggtcagtgaggaatccacaacacagtaattccctgcaaatactccatggagtgtggagcagaggggaggctcTGTGGTCAGACTCTGCGACGATACATGGGAAGGAGATGCTCCTCTAGAGCTGATAAGCAGCATTTTAGTACCCTGAGCCAAAGGTCTGTCAAACCTGCCCTTTGGGTGCACTTTGCTCATGATAATGTCATTATAATACCAAAATACACCTCTGTCCTGAAGGCCACCGGCCTCTGAGGTGCCACCACTCCTTGAGCCTGTGCCCTGAATTCTTTGTAAGTCACAGCTTTAAATGCAAGGcaagagaattttacaccaatccTAATAAGCTTTGGAGGTTACTGTGTGTTTATGtgactaaagtcactcaaactccaccttgaaggtgaagaaaaagcatcctgggatgcaccaaggagagtgtgggcagcaggtcaaggttcttctccctctctactcttccctggtgcggcctcatctggagtcctgtgtccagttctgggctcctcag
Coding sequences within:
- the LOC133627490 gene encoding acrosin-like, whose product is MMKLLLILTLLALYCRPASGSWEGCGASCGRQLKASSSGPLRVVGGTNAAPGTWPWIVSLQRPWGKRTKHFCGGSLINPQWVLTAAHCFDKFRKIAKWRVVIGTTKLSQLGPEAQVRRIKRLLRHEAYWQATAENDIAVLELDQPIQCNEHVQLACLPQPDDVKLSELKNCQVAGWGSTVARSTEPEISDVLQEAKVHLIDTKLCNSSQWYTGAVHSYNLCAGYPQGGIDTCQGDSGGPLACQDSHADYYWVVGLTSWGKGCAREKQPGIYTSTRHFYNWILEHMGRHQEEAAAPPLSQPVSTSAPSQTPRPGATQPGSSTSCAFACRKALKFLSLLRGLLWFLMGRGA